GAAAAGTATCCGCTCTTCTACAATCCATCCCAAGCCCAGTTCTTGGAGGAATTTCCATTGCCCTCTTTGGAGTGATTGCCTCTAGTGGATTGAAAATCTTGATTGAAAAGCAAACCGATATGGACAATAAGAAAAATCTCTTGATTGCCAGTGTTATCTTGGTATCTGGTATTGGAGGGTTGACCCTTCAGCTATCTGGGCTACAAATTTCAGGCGTTGCCCTGTCTACGATTTTAGGAATTATGCTCTACCTTATCCTACCAGAACCTAAACAATAATCCTTATCTTATATCTGTTATCCATCGAGCCGACAGCTCAATAAAATTTAAAGGAGAATCTCATGTCAACCAATCAAATCGCTCTTAAACATCTTGTTTCTATGGAATTGCTTAGCAATGAAGAAGTGCTTTCCCTGATTAAACGAGGGATTGAGTTCAAAAATGGAGAAAAAGTCTCTTACGATGACCAACACATCGTGAGCAATCTTTTCTTCGAATCTTCTACCCGCACCCACAAGGCTTTTGAAGTCGCAGAATTAAAATTAGGACTGGACTTATTAGACTTTGATAGCAAAACAAGCTCCGTCAACAAGGGAGAAACCTTGTATGATACCATTTTAACCCTTTCTGCCTTGGGAGTTGATGTCTGTGTGATTCGCCACCCAGAAGTTGATTACTACAAAGAGTTGATTGACAGCCCGACGATTACGGCTTCCATTGTCAATGGTGGAGATGGTTCTGGACAACATCCTAGCCAAAGTTTGCTCGATTTGATGACGATTTATGAAGAATTCGGTCATTTTGATGGCTTAAAAGTTGCTATCGCAGGTGACTTGAAACATTC
The window above is part of the Streptococcus himalayensis genome. Proteins encoded here:
- a CDS encoding aspartate carbamoyltransferase catalytic subunit; this translates as MSTNQIALKHLVSMELLSNEEVLSLIKRGIEFKNGEKVSYDDQHIVSNLFFESSTRTHKAFEVAELKLGLDLLDFDSKTSSVNKGETLYDTILTLSALGVDVCVIRHPEVDYYKELIDSPTITASIVNGGDGSGQHPSQSLLDLMTIYEEFGHFDGLKVAIAGDLKHSRVAKSNMMILKRLGAELYFAGPEEWRTAEFAEYGTFVTIDEVIDKVDVMMFLRVQHERHDEYSAFSINNYHKAHGLNQERYDRLQEHAIIMHPAPVNRGVEIADELVEAPKSRIVQQMTNGVFVRMAIIEAVLKGREENR